The genomic stretch ataaaaaatctcaCTCTTTTGAAATTCCGTTTTAGCGCTAATTTTAGCGCTTCCAGTAATAgcagtaatagtagtaataataataataatcaatcgattatattatattatactcGTATTTAACTCAGAAAATCTGACCAAAAGCTTCAGCAAGCCTCTGTAAGTCCTTGTTATACATGTCGGAGCTGCCGCCATGGAAGCCTGGCAATGGTGGAGTTGTCGGCGGTGCAAGTTGATGCCAATTTGAAGTACTTGTAAAGGGCATTGAGCTTTCTGTCTTAATCTCACCGTAATTACCATGATTAGTACTTTGATTATGAGGGTTTAATAGTAATGGGGTATGAAGATACTCTGCCCATTTAATTTCATCCGGGTTCGGGTCTGATAACCCGGCTGCATTCATATGGGTAACTTGTTTGCTCAACTTATTTGAACacaggttattattattattattattattattattactattactattatcgttactgttattattattgttgttattatcggtGAGTGCCCAAGAGAAGGTGTCATAAAATGAACCATTACTATCATGGCTAGTACTGGTCGTGGTCGTGGTCGTGGcggccgtattattattattattattgttggaaatGAATGGGATCATAGGATTAGACATAATTGATGAAGAATTACATTGGATTGGATCAATATACGCTGAATTATTGGATTGATTTGAGGTGGGTATGATTGAATTAAAGCATAGAGATTGTTGGTTTTGGAATCCATATGATCCATATAATGTTTGAGGGAAAAATTCATGGGTTGATATTGATGCTtgatttggttgttgttgttgtgatgcCAAGGTAAATGAAGTTGGATTGTTGTTGTTGACTACAAATGAAGTAGATGGTGTCATTGATGACTTAGGCTCCCCAATGGCCTTGTTGGTGGCCGAGGCGTTGCTAGCGGGTTTTTTAGTGGCCGTGGCGGTGGTGTTGTTGCTGTTGCTGGATTTTGATTTTTCTTCTTCATTGTCTACTTCAGACAAGGGCTTATGGGTACTTGGGTCTATGCCTCTTTGCCTTAGCTTCTTCTTAAGACAAGAATTCCACAAGTTCTTTATCTCATTGTCAGTTCTTCCGGGTAATTGTGCTGCTATTTGGGACCATCTGACATTATTTTCATACAATAATTAATTACTGAAATTCATCATCACATTTACCCATCAATGATGGATACTGTACCATAATAGTATAATACTCCGTCATTATAGTATTAAGATAACGCCTTAAAATCTCCCGCTTATATCAAATAGACCGGTTGTTTTCCGATGATAAAAACAAAAAATATTATAttcataataaataaataaataaataaaacatactTGTTCCCAAGTACAGCATGGAGTTCAACAATCAAATTCTCTTCTTCTTGAGAGAAAGCACCCCTTTTTAAGTCAGGCCTCaagtaattaatccatcttagcCTGCAACTTTTTCCACACCTTTGAAGACCTGCCCCATAAATCAATCCAATTATAGATAATTATTTTGTAAGACCGCTTACTTACTGTGTGAGATGATCCTTTTATTTATAAAAACACTCAATTATTGATAGTAATAAATGAATGTTTAACCAATACTATACAAGAACAGTCTGTCTTGTCAATCTCACACTGTAAAACGGTCTTTATTCTATAATTTGCGCGTATTATATTATATAGCATAATTAGTCTATAATGTCGAAGTAGAAGTAAGGGAATGAAGTTACCAGCAAGTTTAGGGACAGAACTCCAACAACCATGACCATATTGAGTAATATGCCTTAGAAGCTTCTCATCTTCTTCAGGTGACCATAAGCCTTTCCTAAGCTTCTGTTTGTAGCAACATGAATGCCTCCccatatatttttatatatataatattgattaaattaaattaatttgtatatataccAATACAAAGTTATTTGAAAGCAATGTTAGAAGGAAAAAAGTGTGAGCAATAAGAAAATGAAGGCTTCTTAAGGCTTGTGTGTGTGTATGTATGAAATAGACTTAAAAAGGAAGTGAAAGAGagggatttttttatttttttattttattatgtgggtttagagagagaaagaagagagagaagtTGACAAGGAGAAAGGGTGAGAAAATGAAATGGCAGCTTGTGTGGAATCTTGGTTTATAGAAGAAGGGAGATGGAGATGATGAGGTGAGCTTCAAAGGAGTTGAGGAGGGGGAGAAAAGTCACATCTTGACATTATGATTGAACTCTCTCAACTTCATTTAAAACATTTATAGCATAAAATAAATTGTGTTTACTTACTTTTAATTTATTGTGTTTGTCATAGTTGGAAAAAAAATAAGTCCGTGAGAAATAATatattgtttttggtttttttgataAATTATTGACCTATATTCGTAATGAGTTGtaagaattataaattacaatacaaTTTTGTTCATATTAAGATTAAATTGAAGTATCCCCAAATTATATACAATCTTATCTTTTGCATAATTACTTGCGTAAAGCAATTCTATGCAATTAATTAGTTTGAtaacacttttttttgctaaTGTGAATCATTATTTTTTGGTGAACAAATATGTTTTACATTATTTGTGTAAAACTATTTTAATAAGACACTCGCTTATATATTTGTCTTATGAAtatattccttctatttttttatatacgcaattttcatgttttaagacatttatttatttcttcaatATCTTTCaaaatatttaattaaatattatGGAATGTTATTCAAATAGTCATATGAATTTGCCTTTTTGGAAGAAATTGATGGTAATTTTTATTGGACAAAGGACTTGTTTCGTTACCCTTTAAATTCATGGGATTTTGAAAATTCCATGAATTGCAATATTATGGACTTGTTTGGTTGTCAAAATCATGGGAAGTGGAACTTTCCATGGAATTTAAGTTTTTCCATTATGGAGGAAGTCACTTACCTAGCTCCCCTAGGTAAGTGGCAATTCCCACATGAATTCATTACCCATATGCCAACCAAACACTTTTGGTATATATATTAGTGTATACAGCAATATATTGATACTCATCGTGAGAAACTTATCAATAATATAACTCACTCAAAGTTTGTGATTTAGATGGGACTTGCACAACTCTTGTTGGAGTTTTTAGATGTTACTCGTGCAATCGTGTGTTATTGATTCTTCTACAGTTCTACTATAGTAATTGCtgtataaataagagttaactcaAATGGTAAAAGCTTTCTTATTCCAATCATAAAGTTTGTTCTTTGATTTTGATCTTACTCGCGACATAAGTGcaatcattttaaaaaaaaaaaaaaaaaaaaactatagtAATTGCTGTAAATCCTGTAGTGACAGACTATGCATCGTATATTTATGGGAGTGCACTGCACGGTGCACCCATTTAGTACATAGTGATTGCTCAAAGGTGACCCAAATTTTAGAGGTCCCTACTTCCAAGTTATAACAGTAGAACATTCAGTTGATGTTTTATTCTTTGATTGTAGCACCACCTACTTCGGCTACTTGAAAGTGTTTCAAACACACATGCCACGACCACTAGTCCACTACGGAGTACTATTCTCTATTTCTCCTTATGTCTAGGAAACTTATGCCGTTATCTGTGACTTTTCACAGTAATTTTTAAGGAACTTCAATTATTAAGTACGTACCTAGACCCGGCCAAATATATATGAGTAATGGGTGCCTGGCCAAATGCACAGGTCTGCCTTGTGCCTCGGTTCCAAAAATCTCCAGCCCGTTCCTTGTTCGGGTTGGTTCATGGCTTGAAAATTTGGACCAAACCCCCCAATCAAGCCCATTACAAACCAAAATAAATAAGAAATATGTCAAGCCGGATTAGGGCTAGAAATCTCCGACCCGTGTAAGTCATGCTTCATTCCCCTCCCTAAGGCCCGATTCAGGTCCTGGCTA from Silene latifolia isolate original U9 population chromosome 5, ASM4854445v1, whole genome shotgun sequence encodes the following:
- the LOC141657641 gene encoding transcription factor MYB61-like → MGRHSCCYKQKLRKGLWSPEEDEKLLRHITQYGHGCWSSVPKLAGLQRCGKSCRLRWINYLRPDLKRGAFSQEEENLIVELHAVLGNKWSQIAAQLPGRTDNEIKNLWNSCLKKKLRQRGIDPSTHKPLSEVDNEEEKSKSSNSNNTTATATKKPASNASATNKAIGEPKSSMTPSTSFVVNNNNPTSFTLASQQQQPNQASISTHEFFPQTLYGSYGFQNQQSLCFNSIIPTSNQSNNSAYIDPIQCNSSSIMSNPMIPFISNNNNNNNTAATTTTTTSTSHDSNGSFYDTFSWALTDNNNNNNNSNDNSNSNNNNNNNNNNLCSNKLSKQVTHMNAAGLSDPNPDEIKWAEYLHTPLLLNPHNQSTNHGNYGEIKTESSMPFTSTSNWHQLAPPTTPPLPGFHGGSSDMYNKDLQRLAEAFGQIF